One segment of Echeneis naucrates chromosome 15, fEcheNa1.1, whole genome shotgun sequence DNA contains the following:
- the mcmbp gene encoding mini-chromosome maintenance complex-binding protein isoform X4 produces MPSTPDWINEPLAVVQGLFASSQNGPSSEWEAKAVEFFKDRLKEKDAHTWVPSLNDVPLHYLKPNSLVKFRCLIQDMFDPEFYMGVYETADPATKTKELRCGKYRDVTECGVRQQVDYNSRNTVTAERQTFYCVPIPGENAWVKDSYAGSSQARVVPSTSYAPSRQKRSYEEDDEGDDMDTQPQKQREPHSGQYQHGNGDCKRLETEAPSSQVGSASHLDLNFPLPGEKGPSCLVKVYEDWDSFKLNDTLEVYGILSVSPALSALADEKDASSSFLDPSESMETAEEQRVHSPPASLVPRLHMLYAKMLRHNNPLLPSVPLEDNSACKEELLSSTLRDMPSVRTELLSFFTHVLLGDALAAEYLILHLISTVYSRRDVLPLGKFTLNLSGCPTAASFTERLYRIIQQLVPSSFYLGMSLQNMNRMRLVPKKDYVANRLVSGVLQLASNTSLFLDETQLEPGQLDPTGVSNVTALGNLISWQKVDYDFNYHQMEFSCSINVLIASEGRSLLPSDCQVHLQSQVPPPHMEDYMSSIPLTAQLNKLRLYLSVARLLDYSISDEVTKSVEDDFVDMRKDDPQSVSADDLHRMLVVARLLSLSLGQTSLSRDSWHRAKHMEELRRSRVEQHKSVNGNEP; encoded by the exons ATGCCCTCCACCCCAGACTGGATCAACGAACCCCTGGCTGTCGTTCAGGGACTATTCG CATCATCCCAGAATGGTCCGAGCTCAGAATGGGAGGCCAAAGCGGTCGAGTTCTTCAAGGATCGGCTGAAGGAGAAGGATGCTCATACCTGG gtcCCGTCTTTGAACGATGTCCCTCTGCACTACCTGAAGCCCAACAGCCTGGTGAAGTTTCGTTGTTTAATCCAGGACATGTTCGACCCAGAGTTCTACATGGGAGTGTACGAGACCGCCGATCCGGCTACAAAGACTAAA GAGCTGCGATGTGGGAAGTACAGAGACGTGACAGAATGTGGGGTACgtcag CAGGTGGATTATAACTCCAGAAACACTGTGACTGCAGAGAGGCAGACTTTCTACTGTGTGCCAATCCCTGGAGAAAACGCCTGGGTGAAAGAC AGCTACGCTGGCTCCAGCCAAGCCAGGGTGGTTCCTTCCACCTCGTACGCCCCGAGCAGACAGAAACGAAGCTACGAGGAAGACGATGAAGGCGACGACATGGACACTCAGCcgcagaaacagagagagccTCATTCAGGTCAGT ATCAACATGGAAACGGCGACTGTAAGCGGCTGGAGACTGAAGCGCCGTCCAGCCAGGTGGGGTCGGCCTCTCATCTCGACCTCAACTTCCCGCTGCCAGGAGAGAAAGGCCCTTCCTGCTTAGTGAAG GTCTACGAGGACTGGGACAGCTTCAAACTGAACGACACGCTGGAGGTCTACGGGATCTTGTCAGTCAGTCCCGCCCTCAGCGCTCTGGCCGACGAGAA AGACGCCTCCTCGTCCTTCCTGGACCCCAGCGAGTCCATGGAGACGGCGGAGGAGCAGAGAGTGCACAGCCCGCCCGCCTCGCTCGTCCCTCGCCTCCACATGCTGTATGCCAAGATGCTGCGGCACAACAACCCCCTGCTGCCCTCCGTCCCCTTGGAGGACAACAGCGCCTGTAAGGAGGAGC TTTTGTCTTCGACGCTGAGGGACATGCCTTCTGTCAGGACGGAGCTGCTCTCGTTCTTCACCCACGTCCTTCTGGGAGACGCTCTGGCTGCAGAGTATCTCATCCTGCATCTCATTTCTACAGT ATATTCTCGGCGGGACGTTCTCCCTCTGGGGAAGTTCACTTTGAACCTGAGCGGCTGCCCGACAGCCGCCTCGTTCACGGAGCGTCTGTACCGGATCATCCAGCAGCTCGTCCCCTCT TCGTTCTATCTGGGAATGAGCCTCCAGAACATGAACCGGATGCGTCTGGTTCCAAAGAAGGACTACGTGGCAAACCGGCTAGTGAGTGGCGTCCTGCAGCTGGCCAGCAACACCTCTCTGTTCCTGGATGAGACCCAGCTGGAGCCGGGGCAGCTCGACCCAACAG gtgtGAGTAACGTGACGGCTCTGGGGAACCTGATCTCCTGGCAGAAGGTGGATTATGACTTTAACTACCATCAGATGGAATTCTCCTGCAGTATTAACGTGCTCATTGCGTCTGAGGGGAGATCTCTGCTACCG TCGGACTGTCAGGTCCACCTTCAGTCTcaggtgccccccccccacatggAGGACTATATGAGCAGCATCCCCCTCACAGCTCAGCTCAACAAACTCCGCCTCTACCTGAGCGTGGCCCGGCTGCTGGACTACAGCATCTCTGATGAGGTGACCAAG TCAGTTGAGGATGACTTTGTGGACATGAGGAAGGACGACCCCCAGAGTGTCTCAGCTGATGACCTCCACAGGATGCTGGTTGTTGCGAG gttgTTGTCCCTCAGCCTGGGACAGACGTCTCTGTCCAGAGACAGCTGGCACAGAGCTAAACACATGGAGGAGCTTCGCCGGAGCCGAGTGGAGCAGCACAAGAGCGTCAACGGCAACGAGCCGTGA
- the mcmbp gene encoding mini-chromosome maintenance complex-binding protein isoform X2, which produces MPSTPDWINEPLAVVQGLFASSQNGPSSEWEAKAVEFFKDRLKEKDAHTWVPSLNDVPLHYLKPNSLVKFRCLIQDMFDPEFYMGVYETADPATKTKELRCGKYRDVTECGVDYNSRNTVTAERQTFYCVPIPGENAWVKDSYAGSSQARVVPSTSYAPSRQKRSYEEDDEGDDMDTQPQKQREPHSDQHGNGDCKRLETEAPSSQVGSASHLDLNFPLPGEKGPSCLVKVYEDWDSFKLNDTLEVYGILSVSPALSALADEKDASSSFLDPSESMETAEEQRVHSPPASLVPRLHMLYAKMLRHNNPLLPSVPLEDNSAFLSSTLRDMPSVRTELLSFFTHVLLGDALAAEYLILHLISTVYSRRDVLPLGKFTLNLSGCPTAASFTERLYRIIQQLVPSSFYLGMSLQNMNRMRLVPKKDYVANRLVSGVLQLASNTSLFLDETQLEPGQLDPTGVSNVTALGNLISWQKVDYDFNYHQMEFSCSINVLIASEGRSLLPSDCQVHLQSQVPPPHMEDYMSSIPLTAQLNKLRLYLSVARLLDYSISDEVTKSVEDDFVDMRKDDPQSVSADDLHRMLVVARLLSLSLGQTSLSRDSWHRAKHMEELRRSRVEQHKSVNGNEP; this is translated from the exons ATGCCCTCCACCCCAGACTGGATCAACGAACCCCTGGCTGTCGTTCAGGGACTATTCG CATCATCCCAGAATGGTCCGAGCTCAGAATGGGAGGCCAAAGCGGTCGAGTTCTTCAAGGATCGGCTGAAGGAGAAGGATGCTCATACCTGG gtcCCGTCTTTGAACGATGTCCCTCTGCACTACCTGAAGCCCAACAGCCTGGTGAAGTTTCGTTGTTTAATCCAGGACATGTTCGACCCAGAGTTCTACATGGGAGTGTACGAGACCGCCGATCCGGCTACAAAGACTAAA GAGCTGCGATGTGGGAAGTACAGAGACGTGACAGAATGTGGG GTGGATTATAACTCCAGAAACACTGTGACTGCAGAGAGGCAGACTTTCTACTGTGTGCCAATCCCTGGAGAAAACGCCTGGGTGAAAGAC AGCTACGCTGGCTCCAGCCAAGCCAGGGTGGTTCCTTCCACCTCGTACGCCCCGAGCAGACAGAAACGAAGCTACGAGGAAGACGATGAAGGCGACGACATGGACACTCAGCcgcagaaacagagagagccTCATTCAG ATCAACATGGAAACGGCGACTGTAAGCGGCTGGAGACTGAAGCGCCGTCCAGCCAGGTGGGGTCGGCCTCTCATCTCGACCTCAACTTCCCGCTGCCAGGAGAGAAAGGCCCTTCCTGCTTAGTGAAG GTCTACGAGGACTGGGACAGCTTCAAACTGAACGACACGCTGGAGGTCTACGGGATCTTGTCAGTCAGTCCCGCCCTCAGCGCTCTGGCCGACGAGAA AGACGCCTCCTCGTCCTTCCTGGACCCCAGCGAGTCCATGGAGACGGCGGAGGAGCAGAGAGTGCACAGCCCGCCCGCCTCGCTCGTCCCTCGCCTCCACATGCTGTATGCCAAGATGCTGCGGCACAACAACCCCCTGCTGCCCTCCGTCCCCTTGGAGGACAACAGCGCCT TTTTGTCTTCGACGCTGAGGGACATGCCTTCTGTCAGGACGGAGCTGCTCTCGTTCTTCACCCACGTCCTTCTGGGAGACGCTCTGGCTGCAGAGTATCTCATCCTGCATCTCATTTCTACAGT ATATTCTCGGCGGGACGTTCTCCCTCTGGGGAAGTTCACTTTGAACCTGAGCGGCTGCCCGACAGCCGCCTCGTTCACGGAGCGTCTGTACCGGATCATCCAGCAGCTCGTCCCCTCT TCGTTCTATCTGGGAATGAGCCTCCAGAACATGAACCGGATGCGTCTGGTTCCAAAGAAGGACTACGTGGCAAACCGGCTAGTGAGTGGCGTCCTGCAGCTGGCCAGCAACACCTCTCTGTTCCTGGATGAGACCCAGCTGGAGCCGGGGCAGCTCGACCCAACAG gtgtGAGTAACGTGACGGCTCTGGGGAACCTGATCTCCTGGCAGAAGGTGGATTATGACTTTAACTACCATCAGATGGAATTCTCCTGCAGTATTAACGTGCTCATTGCGTCTGAGGGGAGATCTCTGCTACCG TCGGACTGTCAGGTCCACCTTCAGTCTcaggtgccccccccccacatggAGGACTATATGAGCAGCATCCCCCTCACAGCTCAGCTCAACAAACTCCGCCTCTACCTGAGCGTGGCCCGGCTGCTGGACTACAGCATCTCTGATGAGGTGACCAAG TCAGTTGAGGATGACTTTGTGGACATGAGGAAGGACGACCCCCAGAGTGTCTCAGCTGATGACCTCCACAGGATGCTGGTTGTTGCGAG gttgTTGTCCCTCAGCCTGGGACAGACGTCTCTGTCCAGAGACAGCTGGCACAGAGCTAAACACATGGAGGAGCTTCGCCGGAGCCGAGTGGAGCAGCACAAGAGCGTCAACGGCAACGAGCCGTGA
- the mcmbp gene encoding mini-chromosome maintenance complex-binding protein isoform X3, translating into MPSTPDWINEPLAVVQGLFASSQNGPSSEWEAKAVEFFKDRLKEKDAHTWVPSLNDVPLHYLKPNSLVKFRCLIQDMFDPEFYMGVYETADPATKTKELRCGKYRDVTECGVRQQVDYNSRNTVTAERQTFYCVPIPGENAWVKDSYAGSSQARVVPSTSYAPSRQKRSYEEDDEGDDMDTQPQKQREPHSGQYQHGNGDCKRLETEAPSSQVGSASHLDLNFPLPGEKGPSCLVKVYEDWDSFKLNDTLEVYGILSVSPALSALADEKDASSSFLDPSESMETAEEQRVHSPPASLVPRLHMLYAKMLRHNNPLLPSVPLEDNSAFLSSTLRDMPSVRTELLSFFTHVLLGDALAAEYLILHLISTVYSRRDVLPLGKFTLNLSGCPTAASFTERLYRIIQQLVPSSFYLGMSLQNMNRMRLVPKKDYVANRLVSGVLQLASNTSLFLDETQLEPGQLDPTGVSNVTALGNLISWQKVDYDFNYHQMEFSCSINVLIASEGRSLLPSDCQVHLQSQVPPPHMEDYMSSIPLTAQLNKLRLYLSVARLLDYSISDEVTKSVEDDFVDMRKDDPQSVSADDLHRMLVVARLLSLSLGQTSLSRDSWHRAKHMEELRRSRVEQHKSVNGNEP; encoded by the exons ATGCCCTCCACCCCAGACTGGATCAACGAACCCCTGGCTGTCGTTCAGGGACTATTCG CATCATCCCAGAATGGTCCGAGCTCAGAATGGGAGGCCAAAGCGGTCGAGTTCTTCAAGGATCGGCTGAAGGAGAAGGATGCTCATACCTGG gtcCCGTCTTTGAACGATGTCCCTCTGCACTACCTGAAGCCCAACAGCCTGGTGAAGTTTCGTTGTTTAATCCAGGACATGTTCGACCCAGAGTTCTACATGGGAGTGTACGAGACCGCCGATCCGGCTACAAAGACTAAA GAGCTGCGATGTGGGAAGTACAGAGACGTGACAGAATGTGGGGTACgtcag CAGGTGGATTATAACTCCAGAAACACTGTGACTGCAGAGAGGCAGACTTTCTACTGTGTGCCAATCCCTGGAGAAAACGCCTGGGTGAAAGAC AGCTACGCTGGCTCCAGCCAAGCCAGGGTGGTTCCTTCCACCTCGTACGCCCCGAGCAGACAGAAACGAAGCTACGAGGAAGACGATGAAGGCGACGACATGGACACTCAGCcgcagaaacagagagagccTCATTCAGGTCAGT ATCAACATGGAAACGGCGACTGTAAGCGGCTGGAGACTGAAGCGCCGTCCAGCCAGGTGGGGTCGGCCTCTCATCTCGACCTCAACTTCCCGCTGCCAGGAGAGAAAGGCCCTTCCTGCTTAGTGAAG GTCTACGAGGACTGGGACAGCTTCAAACTGAACGACACGCTGGAGGTCTACGGGATCTTGTCAGTCAGTCCCGCCCTCAGCGCTCTGGCCGACGAGAA AGACGCCTCCTCGTCCTTCCTGGACCCCAGCGAGTCCATGGAGACGGCGGAGGAGCAGAGAGTGCACAGCCCGCCCGCCTCGCTCGTCCCTCGCCTCCACATGCTGTATGCCAAGATGCTGCGGCACAACAACCCCCTGCTGCCCTCCGTCCCCTTGGAGGACAACAGCGCCT TTTTGTCTTCGACGCTGAGGGACATGCCTTCTGTCAGGACGGAGCTGCTCTCGTTCTTCACCCACGTCCTTCTGGGAGACGCTCTGGCTGCAGAGTATCTCATCCTGCATCTCATTTCTACAGT ATATTCTCGGCGGGACGTTCTCCCTCTGGGGAAGTTCACTTTGAACCTGAGCGGCTGCCCGACAGCCGCCTCGTTCACGGAGCGTCTGTACCGGATCATCCAGCAGCTCGTCCCCTCT TCGTTCTATCTGGGAATGAGCCTCCAGAACATGAACCGGATGCGTCTGGTTCCAAAGAAGGACTACGTGGCAAACCGGCTAGTGAGTGGCGTCCTGCAGCTGGCCAGCAACACCTCTCTGTTCCTGGATGAGACCCAGCTGGAGCCGGGGCAGCTCGACCCAACAG gtgtGAGTAACGTGACGGCTCTGGGGAACCTGATCTCCTGGCAGAAGGTGGATTATGACTTTAACTACCATCAGATGGAATTCTCCTGCAGTATTAACGTGCTCATTGCGTCTGAGGGGAGATCTCTGCTACCG TCGGACTGTCAGGTCCACCTTCAGTCTcaggtgccccccccccacatggAGGACTATATGAGCAGCATCCCCCTCACAGCTCAGCTCAACAAACTCCGCCTCTACCTGAGCGTGGCCCGGCTGCTGGACTACAGCATCTCTGATGAGGTGACCAAG TCAGTTGAGGATGACTTTGTGGACATGAGGAAGGACGACCCCCAGAGTGTCTCAGCTGATGACCTCCACAGGATGCTGGTTGTTGCGAG gttgTTGTCCCTCAGCCTGGGACAGACGTCTCTGTCCAGAGACAGCTGGCACAGAGCTAAACACATGGAGGAGCTTCGCCGGAGCCGAGTGGAGCAGCACAAGAGCGTCAACGGCAACGAGCCGTGA
- the mcmbp gene encoding mini-chromosome maintenance complex-binding protein isoform X1, with product MPSTPDWINEPLAVVQGLFASSQNGPSSEWEAKAVEFFKDRLKEKDAHTWVPSLNDVPLHYLKPNSLVKFRCLIQDMFDPEFYMGVYETADPATKTKELRCGKYRDVTECGVDYNSRNTVTAERQTFYCVPIPGENAWVKDSYAGSSQARVVPSTSYAPSRQKRSYEEDDEGDDMDTQPQKQREPHSGPHSPADQHGNGDCKRLETEAPSSQVGSASHLDLNFPLPGEKGPSCLVKVYEDWDSFKLNDTLEVYGILSVSPALSALADEKDASSSFLDPSESMETAEEQRVHSPPASLVPRLHMLYAKMLRHNNPLLPSVPLEDNSAFLSSTLRDMPSVRTELLSFFTHVLLGDALAAEYLILHLISTVYSRRDVLPLGKFTLNLSGCPTAASFTERLYRIIQQLVPSSFYLGMSLQNMNRMRLVPKKDYVANRLVSGVLQLASNTSLFLDETQLEPGQLDPTGVSNVTALGNLISWQKVDYDFNYHQMEFSCSINVLIASEGRSLLPSDCQVHLQSQVPPPHMEDYMSSIPLTAQLNKLRLYLSVARLLDYSISDEVTKSVEDDFVDMRKDDPQSVSADDLHRMLVVARLLSLSLGQTSLSRDSWHRAKHMEELRRSRVEQHKSVNGNEP from the exons ATGCCCTCCACCCCAGACTGGATCAACGAACCCCTGGCTGTCGTTCAGGGACTATTCG CATCATCCCAGAATGGTCCGAGCTCAGAATGGGAGGCCAAAGCGGTCGAGTTCTTCAAGGATCGGCTGAAGGAGAAGGATGCTCATACCTGG gtcCCGTCTTTGAACGATGTCCCTCTGCACTACCTGAAGCCCAACAGCCTGGTGAAGTTTCGTTGTTTAATCCAGGACATGTTCGACCCAGAGTTCTACATGGGAGTGTACGAGACCGCCGATCCGGCTACAAAGACTAAA GAGCTGCGATGTGGGAAGTACAGAGACGTGACAGAATGTGGG GTGGATTATAACTCCAGAAACACTGTGACTGCAGAGAGGCAGACTTTCTACTGTGTGCCAATCCCTGGAGAAAACGCCTGGGTGAAAGAC AGCTACGCTGGCTCCAGCCAAGCCAGGGTGGTTCCTTCCACCTCGTACGCCCCGAGCAGACAGAAACGAAGCTACGAGGAAGACGATGAAGGCGACGACATGGACACTCAGCcgcagaaacagagagagccTCATTCAG GTCCTCACAGTCCGGCAGATCAACATGGAAACGGCGACTGTAAGCGGCTGGAGACTGAAGCGCCGTCCAGCCAGGTGGGGTCGGCCTCTCATCTCGACCTCAACTTCCCGCTGCCAGGAGAGAAAGGCCCTTCCTGCTTAGTGAAG GTCTACGAGGACTGGGACAGCTTCAAACTGAACGACACGCTGGAGGTCTACGGGATCTTGTCAGTCAGTCCCGCCCTCAGCGCTCTGGCCGACGAGAA AGACGCCTCCTCGTCCTTCCTGGACCCCAGCGAGTCCATGGAGACGGCGGAGGAGCAGAGAGTGCACAGCCCGCCCGCCTCGCTCGTCCCTCGCCTCCACATGCTGTATGCCAAGATGCTGCGGCACAACAACCCCCTGCTGCCCTCCGTCCCCTTGGAGGACAACAGCGCCT TTTTGTCTTCGACGCTGAGGGACATGCCTTCTGTCAGGACGGAGCTGCTCTCGTTCTTCACCCACGTCCTTCTGGGAGACGCTCTGGCTGCAGAGTATCTCATCCTGCATCTCATTTCTACAGT ATATTCTCGGCGGGACGTTCTCCCTCTGGGGAAGTTCACTTTGAACCTGAGCGGCTGCCCGACAGCCGCCTCGTTCACGGAGCGTCTGTACCGGATCATCCAGCAGCTCGTCCCCTCT TCGTTCTATCTGGGAATGAGCCTCCAGAACATGAACCGGATGCGTCTGGTTCCAAAGAAGGACTACGTGGCAAACCGGCTAGTGAGTGGCGTCCTGCAGCTGGCCAGCAACACCTCTCTGTTCCTGGATGAGACCCAGCTGGAGCCGGGGCAGCTCGACCCAACAG gtgtGAGTAACGTGACGGCTCTGGGGAACCTGATCTCCTGGCAGAAGGTGGATTATGACTTTAACTACCATCAGATGGAATTCTCCTGCAGTATTAACGTGCTCATTGCGTCTGAGGGGAGATCTCTGCTACCG TCGGACTGTCAGGTCCACCTTCAGTCTcaggtgccccccccccacatggAGGACTATATGAGCAGCATCCCCCTCACAGCTCAGCTCAACAAACTCCGCCTCTACCTGAGCGTGGCCCGGCTGCTGGACTACAGCATCTCTGATGAGGTGACCAAG TCAGTTGAGGATGACTTTGTGGACATGAGGAAGGACGACCCCCAGAGTGTCTCAGCTGATGACCTCCACAGGATGCTGGTTGTTGCGAG gttgTTGTCCCTCAGCCTGGGACAGACGTCTCTGTCCAGAGACAGCTGGCACAGAGCTAAACACATGGAGGAGCTTCGCCGGAGCCGAGTGGAGCAGCACAAGAGCGTCAACGGCAACGAGCCGTGA